GCTTAGCTCCGTGGCTAGCTGCGCCAAGGCATCTGCCGAACGGGCTACCAGTAGCAAGTTGTAGCCGCGCTGGGCGAGCTCCGTGGCTAGCGCCCGGCCAATTCCACGCGAAGCACCAGTAACAAGGGCAGTTTTCAAGGGCGTAACTGAATAGCTGAGAAACTGAGGAGCGGAGGGACATTGTCTCTCCGCTCCTCAGTTTCTCTAAAATTATTTGACCAAGTGCAGGAAGCGCAGGTAGAAAGGCGTGGCGCTGTTGGCGTCTTTGGGGTCGTACTTGCCGGCAATGATCGGAATGTACATCACGCGGCGACGCGAAACTTCCCCTACTAGCGGCGACTGGGCCACGCGGTGCCACATCCGGCCATCGTGCACCGTAAGGTCGCCGGGCTCGGTTTCCACGGCCACTTCGTTGTCGTCGGAGCTTACGTCTTTGTAGTATTTCTTGCGGAAGAGCATGTCGCGCAGGCCCTGGCGGTGCGTGCCCGTGAGCAGGCGCAAGCCGCCGTTAGTAGCCGGGGTGCCATCGAGGTGCACGCCCACGTTGAGCATGGGCGCAATGCGCTTGCCGTAGAATACGTCGCGCAACGAGTCGGTGTGCCAGCCCATTTGCGAGAACTCACTACCCGTTACGTTGACGTAATGGTTGATGACTAAACCGTTCTTCTCGTTTTCGCCTACGCGGCCCCCCGGCGTTTCAAGCAGCGGAAATAGAGCTTGAAAGCGCGGGTCTTGCAAAAACTCGTGGAGAACGGGACTATAGTGCGAAGCAAAGGCAAACCGCTGCACGATAGGCGAGCCGTCTACATCCTTGCCGTACTTAATCGGTACTCCGTTCACTTTCTTCACGCCTTCCTCTAGCCACTGCCGCTGTACCTGCTGCGAGGCTTGCAGTAATTCCTGCACTCTATCACGAGAAATAAAGGGTCGAAAATGAAGAAAGCCATTCTCTCTAAAAAACGCCAACTGCTCTGCCGTGAGGCTATTACCTAGGACAAAGCGGGGATAGTCTTGTATTGCTGACATAAGAAAGCGGCGACAAACCGGCGCCTGGTAGCTGCAAAGATACAACACGAGCGGCCGTCTGAAATAAGTTGAGGTTAAACTGTCTGACTTCAGCCGCGTGTTGCAAACGGCAAAAATTGATCTAGTCCTGTGAAGAAAACGTGAATCAACTGTTAAGACACCTTTTCTGTTTTGTGAAGTGCTATTATCTTCCAGCAATTTCTGCTCTACTCACACACCTACATAATGAAGCTTTTTCTCTCAATAGTGCTGCTGCTAGCCAGCGAAGCCACCGATTTACAAAATACACCCCCAACTCTAGTGCCATTTCGGCGCGGCGCTAAGTGGGGCTACGCTGATCAGCGCCAACACTTAGTGCTGCCGTTGCAGTACGATGAAGCCGGTCCCTTCGCGGATGGCGTGGCCTGGGTGCGGCAGGGCGAGTTGTTTGGCTACATCAACGCTACGGGTACCTTGGTCACGCCGCTGCACTTTACCAAAGCAAGCAATTTCCAGCAAGGGCGTGCTACAGTCGTGCTTGGCGCCGAAACGTTCGACATCGATCCAAGCGGTCAGCGGTTGAATACGCCGCCGGCACCCGCGCCCGAAGTCGACGTGCTGAGCCAAGG
This Hymenobacter sp. GOD-10R DNA region includes the following protein-coding sequences:
- a CDS encoding phytanoyl-CoA dioxygenase family protein, translated to MSAIQDYPRFVLGNSLTAEQLAFFRENGFLHFRPFISRDRVQELLQASQQVQRQWLEEGVKKVNGVPIKYGKDVDGSPIVQRFAFASHYSPVLHEFLQDPRFQALFPLLETPGGRVGENEKNGLVINHYVNVTGSEFSQMGWHTDSLRDVFYGKRIAPMLNVGVHLDGTPATNGGLRLLTGTHRQGLRDMLFRKKYYKDVSSDDNEVAVETEPGDLTVHDGRMWHRVAQSPLVGEVSRRRVMYIPIIAGKYDPKDANSATPFYLRFLHLVK
- a CDS encoding WG repeat-containing protein, coding for MKLFLSIVLLLASEATDLQNTPPTLVPFRRGAKWGYADQRQHLVLPLQYDEAGPFADGVAWVRQGELFGYINATGTLVTPLHFTKASNFQQGRATVVLGAETFDIDPSGQRLNTPPAPAPEVDVLSQGHVIRQNGKLGYRFTVGDAIVPAEYDEIQETITGLLVVRQGQKWGAINGKGKRVLPVAYDAIRASVESEFPVVEQQGRFGYLAADGHLLVKPKYRAAEPFQGGVARVVTEVGQAGFIDTKGEEYFEE